In Zingiber officinale cultivar Zhangliang chromosome 9B, Zo_v1.1, whole genome shotgun sequence, the genomic window tcatttcgatagttggcttccaggtcatggcgaggcactaggccttcttggttattggagcaacaaccactttcttagacaaagcctcataaagaaattagttgtttaatttccttgctgaaaatgctaagtctgactttaattttaagttaaacaggtttttggaatccagtaaaggttcctacctacaggattaaccaagtatttcctaggtatatagatttttgatatatttctaatttgactttgatgaaatctataataccaatttaaatttctaaaagtaggaatatttgaaccattagattttttcaatctttctatttcttcttttggtttttcattttcaattttcaatttttcaaaatcctctataagacatgattttgccaaaattctctttgtttctaaaatttcattttctaatttggcatttttattttctaatttatacatggatttagtcatagctttgataccgaAGTAAagtgatcagggggtaagaggcatacctcacttaccatgtcggatttgaagcctgaatctccccctgcttcactgctttcatccggggtcgctcccccttcatcgatgctaggttctgatatactttgtctatcgtagcttgccattagtgctatgccggcatattcttgagcttctgattcggatgaagaagtgtcgtcccaagttacttttaggttgtgtttcttgggagacttccttttggcctttttgagttctgggcagtcttctcttaggtgtccctccttctgacactggtagcaccgcacctttcttccacctttttgattccttttattctgcattttaaatttattagatctaaaaagctttttaaaatttcataccatgtatgcttcttgatcgtcttcggagtctgactcgagttcatccttctgggttacgttcagcgccatagtctgggttgtatcctttgtcgttcctgcatacctggtttcatgcaattcaagagtagaaaacaactcttctaaagtgcttacctctaggtcttttgagatgtagtaggcgtcgacgattgatgtccattccggagttcttggaaacgcgttgagcgcgtagcatatagtgtcccggtttgttatcgtttcaccgaggttctcgagaccagtaactagttcttttacctttgcgtgtaaaccggctactttctcacctttctccagacggatgttcatcagtttgttgcggaggatgtcccttctagcgagctttgcttcggacgtgccttcgtggagttccaagaacttctcccaaagttctttagcagataaatagtttctgatgcggttgacctcttgaggcggtaacacgctcagcaggtgatgttccgcacggctgtttgctaccgactcattctgctccttctttgtccaatcgctctcttctttttcttttccatctttatctattggagctacaaaatcatatttcataataaatcgaatttcaaaatctgtttttaggaatacctccatacgatgcttccagtctgcgaagttcccctcgaattttggtgggacgatgcttggtccggccatcttgttgcttcgatcggcggttagtcctcctgaagcgccctcgctctgataccacttgtaggacccttTTGAGgcaggcaagaggggaggggtgaattgccctacaaaataaaaccaaaaacccttctcggatattcaactaacttaaaagaacttgtaattaaaaaggcagagactaattaaaacagaaaatagacacagaggaattacttggtttgcaatcagaggattgctaatccaaggcaaagacggcgcactaattgattctcctctgggcggagtagcctcttacagcgttgaaagcacagaaataaataacacaaatgaaagcactggattacaagtagtttttcttgattgatcattgcttctggaccaaggctatatttatagtcttggtccgggcgcctggaagggggggataaactttatcccccaacggtcagattgcaaaaatcgcgatcctggtcaaaatcatgctccgggcgcccggaagcattccgggcgccccggagcaaaaagtcaactacgattgactttttgtccgggatcacttctccgtcaagtcccagtctcggtccgggtctgttcgctccggctccgctagcttgggtggtctcggccttccggaatagggctcacccgaacccatgttccggccttctcctcgagcagccttccttcccggtttctcgtccctcgagcgccgcgcacactcttctcgtccaccggtgtactcttccgcggacacctcgtccctcagacgcaccgagcccgtcggctctctctcgtgccgtccttctcgctagccgcgtcttccgctcgacttcctgtgttcctaagctcctgcacacttagacacaagggttaaacaaacgcaggacctaacttagcttgtttgatcacatcaaaacaccttggggtccCAACACTTACGACCCCAAATTTTTTTTGGTTCCGTCGGCAAGGGATGGGGGGCGACCACTGATGCTGCCCCCTGGTAGATCCGCCCCTGACCCTAACTTAACTTTGGTTGATCcgtatcaaaaaaggagagattttagGTATCCCATGGTAGTTTTTGTAACACCTGAAATTCATTCACTatttataagttaaaataattaataaggaAGAGATTAATAATTCAGTTAAGGTAGGgtagtaaattttaaaaaaaaattaattaaattaaatacacTCATATCATGATAAATTAATTTcatgaataaaatttaaataatatatgcaTGTGCAATCAATTTAATTATATACATGACATAGTTAAGGGAGTGCACGGATTAGAATTAGTATACATAGGATGACAAAATATTTAAGTTGTGAATAAATATTTTGAATCATATATAGATTTAATAAATATGGTAATGGATTATTTGATTCATGAGGAAAAAATAAAAGCATTAATTGACGAATATTTTGagtcataaatatatttaataagtaAGGTAATGATTTAGTTGATTTGGAAACAAATGGTTTAGTGGTTGGACCAAGTCATATGTAACAATTATAAAAGAAAGAACCCTAAGAGAGGAAGAGGGTGAGATAGCCGTCGTTGAGAGAGAAGAGCCGTCGGGTGTCGTGGAGTTTAGTCGCAAAAGAAAGAGGTACGTTCTTACCACCTTAGTTTAATAATTAATCTATTAAAGTAGGTTATTCAAAAGAGAGAGTTCTAGATTGATTGATTGCTAGATGGAGATATAGGTTAGAGTATTTCGATACTagtttgaaaagaaaagttatgctttatttcttctcCACGATTGAtcgtttttttttttatccaaaaatattataaattatgtCGAATTCATTATTTTCCCTTTATATTGTTTATGCCTTAGTCAGAGCACGTTCTAAATCTTTCTTGAGACAtgaattatattttatattatggtTATATGACATTAGGTGCGAAATATGTTCAACGTagcaattttcttttaaaatttttccggttAAGTTCTTGGCGAATTCTTCTGACCTTTTAACCTCCCCATCTTTTCTCCTATTATATGGTTTTGGTTGTGGAAGTCATGGGGCCTGACATCGACGAATGGGAGGGAGGGTGTTGTTGCATTTAATTTATGTTGGCTTATTGTGAAATCCTTTACATGCTTTCCTTTTTAGATATTAACTTTAATCTCATTTACTTGATATTTATATATCTGGACACTTGAGAGAAGTTCACTTttcttaattttaaaagaaataatatcTAGGAACGAGATAAGTGGGTGACAGTTAAATGGGGGATTGGTCTAGCATGTAAATCTTGTGGAGTTTGGTTTAGAAATTTGAatattcatgcttattaaaatctagTTTCTTTTGCTGTTTGATTTGAGATGTGGATATCTGAACTTCACTATCATTGTTGGGATTGATTTAAAGACTAATTGGTGTAAAAGGTTAGATTATTAGTGAGAAATCAAGATACgaatgatatgaaaaaaaaataggaaGGTAAGACTCTAAGGGTTGATTGTGTGCCGAATATTAATGTATCAATCTCCCATATGACTACTTAAATTCCTCTATAGAACCTTGCTTACCACGATATAACACTTTAAAGATTAATGTGTCCATGGTGAAAATGTCATGCAAATTTGGAAGGTgatcaaaaataaactataacATGTGGGGTTAAGCCATGCATTAATTCAATTCCTTCCTATACAGCATGTGATACCATCAACCCACCCATATATGGCTATGTATTTTCCTCTACAGAACATTGTGTATCATGATATAAAGATTAAATGTACCTACTATGATAATATCATGCAAATATGCTAAGTTATATCATGTTTTCTGTTAGTGAATATGCATGTTAGAGATTCACGAGAATTatgtatgcatgtatgtatgatgttattaaaaaagaaaaacatattTTCTTATGAGGAATGTGATTTGTCTGTGGCCAATCTATGTTTATGTATGGGTTAAGTTATGAACTGGGGACCTACGCCTGGGAAGCTTATCCAATTATGTATGGGTTGAGTTATGAACCGGGGACCTATGCCCGGGGAGCTTACCCAATTATGTATGGATTGAGTTATGAACCGGGGACCTATGCTCGGGGAGCTTGCCAAATTATGTATGGATAGTGGATTCGTTCCGAGGTTCGAATTTCTATCAACCTAGCGCTAGGttaaatgtttgatcaaacagTTATGTTACGTGGCCACTTTCATTGAACTGAACTCTACTTGAGCTGTTACATTTATGTCAtgaaagtatttaagttaatattattattagaATATTTTTCCTTGTGTTTACGGTATGCAAGCTTTCGATCTACATCTTTTTCTTTGTCTAACCTAATTTAGTGGATCTGATTATTGGCTATTATGGTTTGAACGTACTAGGTCTTTAGACTCATGATACTTTTTTTTTCAGGAGGTGGTACCAATGAGACAAGAGGCTTTGACAATCAAGCAAGCTCAGAATGACGGCAACACAACCCATGGACCCCCTagtttatgtttccgcttttaTTTGAAATGATGTAATAAAAGATTTAGTCCAGTAAATTTTCTATAAGAACTACTAGTTGTTTATGACTTAGTCGGCTTTCTCGGGATATTCATGTACCTTCTTTTTCCTATTAttagaaactaaataaataaataaataaaaaaagaaaaaaagtaaggaaataaaaagatatataaattataataggAAGAGGCGTTTTGAATTAAAGTAGATTAGAGTCCTTacagttttggtgtgatcaaccagaGGAGATACTCTGGACCACTTTTTGTGGTCCAGAGGATCCTCCCTTTGCATTCATTGATGGGATGGATGCCCCTCACTTATAAAATAGACGAGGATCATCTATCCCCACCAATTTATGTAAAAGGAGGATCCTCTGGACCACAAAAGTGGTCAAGAGAATCCCGTCtcatgatcaaccaagttaagttagatcctgtattTATTTAatgccttgtatctaagtgtgtaggaacttaggaccacaggaagtcgagcgaaagacacaactagcgaaagagatggcacgggagagagtcgacgcactcagtgcgtccgagggacgaggtgttgtagAAGAATACGctagcggacaagaaggaagcacgcgatatTTTTTGAggtacgagaagctggagcgaaagtttgctcgaggagaaacccagaaaatgagttcgggtgacccctattccggatggccgaaatcacctaagcgaatGAAGCCGGAACGGAGGAGAACTGAACATTTAATGAGATGTTGactgtccaggcgcctggacgcCCTAGGTATAGCCTAGGGTGCGTCGAGGACGCACCCTGTTTAGCGACTAGTCAAAACGGTCCGGTCGCCCGAAGCTGTTTCAGGCGCTCAACCACTTATGTTTTATCTATTGCGCACCGTTGCattatggataaagttttatctacgCCCAAGCACTCAAAGCTGCCACGTCAGCAAACGATCAGATCCGActagtaggctataaatagagtttTAGTCTCAGTAGTTCAGTACAATACTTGAAAATGATCttctttttgtttgattttgtaatATTGTGCTTAAATTGTTGTAAAAGACTTCTCTGCTAGAAGGAGAtttgataataaaattttaacGTCTTGAATTAAGAATCTCCTTATTACAAACCAACTAAAAAACATATGTTTCTTCTTTCATtcttgttaattaattttttttattaaataaagtgtttcttaacttaattttaaaagtgAGAAAAGGTTAATTTTCATTTTAAAGATAATTCATCCCTTTTTCTCGGCCAACTAAGTGGATGGAGAAGGGCGAATTATCTTTTACCCCACATCAACAAATAAATCTGTTTTTTTagcaaatatattttttatttcatcattttaaagagttttcattttctaactgTTAGATTTAAGGGGAATTGATTCTTATTCCTGGCCCAATAAATCAAACGAGTCGCAGTAGATCGATCCAAAGCTCGGAGGAGGGCAGCAGCCATGGCGAGGGGGCGACAGCGTGAGATCCCACCTTGCTCAAAGACCTACGGCTTCCCCATCTTCTGCGCCTCTTGGGTTCCCCTTGACCGCGTCTCGACTTCCGCCGCAGCGTCGGCCGAGGGAGACGCCCCAGCAGAAGGGGAGGAGAAAGAAGgtcaaggaggagaaggagggtcGGCTTCTTTGGCGCAAACTCACGATCCCAACCGGATCTTGGTTGCGCTCGGAGGAGGCGGCGGAGACAGCCGGAGCGGGGTTCCCAATGCCCTCCTCGTCGCCGAGTTCGACTTCGCCTCGCGATCCCTCTCAGAGACGCCGGTAAAACCCTCTTTAGCACCATTTGGTTTCATATTTACGTGCAGATTTATCTAGTTTCCATGTGAGAGGCGCTTCTGTGGTGTGTGTAGGTATGCAGATTGGGAACTGATATGGATGCGCCTTATAGGATGGCCGTGCATCCTGGAGGAGACGGTGTGGTCTGCTCGTTTACGAAGAGTTGCAGGTTTGTAGCCTCTGTCCTTTAGATCCTCCATTTTTTTTCTGACAATTCTGTGCTTGGTAATCCCGTGTCTGATAACGAATTGAAACTTGTTTTGTTAATTCATTGCCAGATAATTTTCTGACAATTTTTTTGTTTTACATCGTTGTATGAAATCTATTAAGCAAAATTGTCTAGGGATTCTGGGCTCAAATTTCTCTACGGAatatatattttgatttttttttgaacTTACTATGATTCTGTATTTTAGTCCATGTTATTATGCTCTAATTTGACCAGGAATTTGCACATAGCAATCACAATTTCACCATGTTTTACCAACAGAATATTTGGATTTCTGAGAAAAGGATTTCCTTCTAGTGTTGCACTTTGAATTAATTGCAAATAAACATGCTCTGAGATGaagtttttattattttgatttagtaCCTGTCATGTATTTGACTTTAACAAGTTGAACTAGAATTTTATATTCACTGTTTTTTCCCTTCCTTTTTCTAATACCTTTGAACTGTTTAATTTTTACTTAGCAAACTGTCTCTTTGAGATGCTTATATGTACAAACTTTACGTATGTTTTCAATATTTAGAATTTGATCTTTCAATTTGCCTGTGGTTATGAACCCAGTACACTGGTTTGCTTTTGTTTGACCCAGTACACTGGTTTGCTTTTGTTTGACCTGAAGTTTGGCAAGTGTTTCTTTATGCTGAATGATTTGACTCATCAGTTATAACTATTATTAGTAATATTTTACCTTTTCTTCTAGATGGTTTGAGTGGGATATTCCAGAAAAAAAAGAATCCAATAAACTAAACTTGAAAACTTCAGCAAAGAAATTAGTGCAACTAGAAGATGTTGGACAGCAATTAGCATTGGCCTTCAATTTTGACGGTTCTATACTTGCTGCCGGTGCCGAGGTAGATAAATTTCTATatgtttatttgtttatattaGTTAATTCATCATGTTAGCTATTTACAATGTAGCAACGCGTTACACATTTGATGTTATATCTACAATGTATTTATTTTATCACTTAACTGTAGACTTTTATTTTGTTAGTTACTGTTTGCTCATAAATCTTTATATATAGACAACAAAATGGATAGGATTCCATTCTCCAATTAGAATGATAAAGGCCATGATGATGATTGTGATTTCATATCACTTGTTAGCATTTGACGACACCaataaaatatactaagtttacaAATATAAAATTGACTAGGAAAAAAGAGATAAGAAAAGTAGGTGTCATGATGATTCCACTGCAAAAATGTCCTTGTTCTAAGGGAATAAAGTTTCACAATGTATCTTGTCTAGTTGTCTCATCTTATATATGGAATGGACTAACATAATATAGTAATTTCATTGTTTATCCACTCGTGTGACTTTGGGTGCATGTTTAGGATTTGCTGTGCTGGGTCTGTCACACCCTGATTTTTCAGTTTGATATGCATCAATATGCCTATAAGATATCATGTATTCATATCCACATCAACTCATTATATTTGGCCCCATATGTTGCTGTTATTTTAATTATTGTGGTAAGTCTTCTCACTCCTTTTAAAGGTCATATTTCCTTCACATTAATTAACCCATTGTTCGTGTGGTGAGATCTATTATCTTTGCTTATGACCTTGTTATGGATTTCTGGCTACATTCTCATAGTAGCTACTTATCTTTTCCTTCTTGAGCTTTTCTATGGAAGGAGGAAGTGGAGAGATAATAGTAACATCCGTTTTTTATTATATGACAAATTCTGATGCTTGTATCCACCTCTGCATCTAGCATTAGGTAGATTGCATGCAATCACTATCCTAATTTTGCCCTATGTTTTGGTTCATTTCTTCTAGATCACTCACAAAACTTTTTTGATTATGGGTCTACCACTGGAAATTCAATGTGCATTCTTGAATAAGTAGGTCACTCCTCTTAGGTCACACTTCTTCAGTATTGGTGTCAGTGTTTTATCCTTTGCATTATATTTGAAAACTCATGGCCAAAAAAGAGATACATGAGATGCAGACACTATCCTTACCCTGTCATTGATCGCAACATTTTATTATTTATTGGGAGAGACTAGTGAAACGAAAGATACTAACGAAGTCAAGGTTTAGTTCTCTAAGAACTTGAAGGAGAAAGAAGATACAATAATATCTCACTCATTGAAATCGATGATCAAGGAATGATAACGAAGAAAACATGCTAATCAGAGTTGGTGAAGCAATTGTTCCCTACACTTGAAAATTGGTTAAAGAAAGATGCCAATAATCTGTTGTATTGTCCAATTTTCTTGGTATAGCCAATGCAATTAGGAATTTAATTTTTGAGAGTTAAACTTTGTAAATTTTTATGTTGACATCTTGTTTAGAAATAGGAGATTTATTCCAAGTTAAATAGAGTCCTTTTATGTAGTTCTCTATGTGGGATTATTGTTCCTCGTGCTGCATCACACTTTTTCGTTTTCTATTCAATCTCTAAATTTTGCTACGTAAACATGTGTTATTGTTTGATGCCTATCTATTTATTTAGTAAAGCACACTTTGATCTCGATTCCTTAAATTAACTTGCTGTCTCTATTCATATTGTTTTGTCTGAACAACTTGTTTTAATTTGTGTTCTTGCCGCTTGCAGGATGGACatctaagagtcttcaagtggcCAAGTATGGAGAATATTCTTGATCAAAGTGATGCTCACACGACTGTGAAGGATCTGGACTTTAGGTGGATGGATAGCTTGTTACACTCTAATTAAATCAATAGCATTTGATTTCTAATTActcttttttattaaataaaattttcaaaatacttttcagTTCCAATGGTAAGTTTCTGGTATCACTGGGCAGTAGTGGTCCGTGCAGAGTTTGGGATTTGACGTCATCAACTGTCACCGCCAGTTTGGCAAGAGAAAGTGTAAGAAGCCTCTTAATTGATTATTTG contains:
- the LOC122024864 gene encoding SEC12-like protein 2, whose protein sequence is MARGRQREIPPCSKTYGFPIFCASWVPLDRVSTSAAASAEGDAPAEGEEKEGQGGEGGSASLAQTHDPNRILVALGGGGGDSRSGVPNALLVAEFDFASRSLSETPVCRLGTDMDAPYRMAVHPGGDGVVCSFTKSCRWFEWDIPEKKESNKLNLKTSAKKLVQLEDVGQQLALAFNFDGSILAAGAEDGHLRVFKWPSMENILDQSDAHTTVKDLDFSSNGKFLVSLGSSGPCRVWDLTSSTVTASLARESGENFGFCRFSRIMADNQVLYVTAMNGNQAKIISWDSLSWKRIGTKNVSREPISAFNVSMDGKHLAIGNLDGDVTILRSSDLQAQLTVKKAHLGAVTALAFSQDSRALISASFDSNARVTVIERQKGDGFNTWVLLLVIILAILAYYLRLKEVL